The genomic region TCGAGCCATTGCAAGAGTTCATACAAGGGTCGCATACTGCGATGGAAGACCCACATCGTAAGTATAAGCGTGGTGGTGAGCAGCAACAGATAGAGAATTACGACCCAGAAAAAAATGGCACGGAGCAAATCTTCTTTTTCAAAAGTGGGCGTGGCCACTTTCAGTTCGTAATAGTTCCCGCCGGCATCTTGGAAAATGGTCGTGAGAATGCGTGCCGGTTCGGTCTCTTCCTTTTCGGGAATATACACTTCGGCGTCGTAATAGTTGATGCGGGGGTGGGTGTCGACATAAAATTCATCGACGGGCACAATCGAGTAGCTGTTGTTCGACCCGCTGTTGAGTGGCGGAAGTTCTCGGCCGGCCAGCATGCGTATGATAATCATCTCGGAGTAGTCTTCGAGAGTGTCGTCGGCTTCGTCGTTGATTTCGTCGACCATCGTGATATAAAACAGTACGGCCCATAAGGCCATCAGGGGAAGCAGGAAAATCGAAAGTCGCAGTGCGACGCGGTAGATTAGTTTCATGGCGGGGAAGGGGAGTTTATGCTGTTTCGGGGGGCGTGAGTTTGTAGCCGAATCCGTAGACCGATTTTATTTCGATGTCGGCACCTGCTTCCGAGAGTTTGCGGCGGAGGTTTTTCATCTGGGCGTAGACGAAGTGGAAGTTGTCGGCCTGGTCGGCGTGGTCGCCCCACACGGCTTCGGCGAGAATCGACTTGTCTACCACATGGTTGGGCCGTTGCATGAAGAATCGCAATATGTCGAACTCTTTCTTCAAGAGTTCCACTTCTTTCCCGTCGATTCTCACGCGGCAACTCTCGGGGTCGAGCACGACGTTGCCCAAGGTTATTTCGAGACGGCCATCGTTGCGGCTGCGGCGCACGACGCTCTTGATACGGGCTTTGAGCTCGGCCGTGTGGAATGGTTTCGGCAGGTAATCGTCGGCACCGAGTTCGAGCCCGAGAATTTTGTCGTCGAGGGAGTCGCGGGCCGAAATGATAATCACGTTGTCGCGCTTGCGCAAGGCTTTCAGTTGTTCGAGCAGTTTCAATCCGTTACCGTCGGGCAGCATGATGTCGAGCAAGATGCAGTCGTAGCTGTATCCGGCAATTTTTGCATCGGCCTCGAAATAGGTCGGTGCGCATTCTACCACATACCCTTCTTCCCGCAGGGCGCGTGTCATGATTTCGCGCAGGGAAGGTTCGTCTTCGATAATCAATATCTTCATAATCGTGTAGTTGTCAGGGGTGATTGGCGTGCGGGACGCAACAAGCCGACACACCGGTTCATACAAATGTAACGAATAAATTTTGTAGAGAAATTGAAATCGGGAAATATCTTTTGCCACCGCTCTTTTCTGCGACGGCATTTGTTTCCGGTTCGGCCGGCGTGGGGGGATAAAAGGCGAATCGGGAATCTGCTCGCGCAGACTCCCGACTCTGAATTCATCACATTATGCTTATTAAGTGCTAGAGAAGCT from Candidatus Caccoplasma merdavium harbors:
- a CDS encoding response regulator transcription factor, producing the protein MKILIIEDEPSLREIMTRALREEGYVVECAPTYFEADAKIAGYSYDCILLDIMLPDGNGLKLLEQLKALRKRDNVIIISARDSLDDKILGLELGADDYLPKPFHTAELKARIKSVVRRSRNDGRLEITLGNVVLDPESCRVRIDGKEVELLKKEFDILRFFMQRPNHVVDKSILAEAVWGDHADQADNFHFVYAQMKNLRRKLSEAGADIEIKSVYGFGYKLTPPETA